A genomic stretch from Bradyrhizobium sp. 195 includes:
- a CDS encoding TRAP transporter substrate-binding protein, producing MRKACLALLLAASVTPALAQDKTFDLKISHWVPASHPLQKSLEDWAAAVEKDSGGTIKGKVFPAQQLGKAFDHYDMARDGIADVTYVNPGYQPGRFPIVGAGELPFLISDAKGGSMGLDAWYRKYAEKEMKDVKYCLAFVHSPSSFHSKTKKIVSPEDVKGMKIRPAHATMANFVTSLGGTNVQSSAPEVRDIIERGVADGVTFPWGSLVLFGIDKVTKYDMEAPLYTTTFVFVINKDKYNAMSDKQKAAIDKNCSVEMAGVVGEHWGKFEDAGIDKVKAESGHEVYKLTPEQTAAWKKAAEPLVKTWSEGAKKAGADPDAALADLKASLKKYNALAE from the coding sequence ATGAGAAAAGCCTGTCTGGCATTGCTGCTGGCCGCGAGCGTGACGCCTGCCTTGGCGCAGGACAAGACCTTCGATTTGAAGATCTCGCACTGGGTGCCGGCCTCGCATCCCCTGCAGAAGTCGCTGGAAGACTGGGCTGCGGCGGTCGAGAAGGACTCCGGCGGCACCATCAAGGGCAAGGTGTTTCCGGCCCAGCAGCTCGGCAAGGCGTTCGACCATTACGACATGGCGCGCGATGGCATCGCCGACGTCACCTACGTCAATCCCGGCTACCAGCCCGGCCGTTTTCCGATCGTCGGCGCCGGCGAGCTGCCGTTCCTGATCTCCGACGCCAAGGGCGGCTCGATGGGGCTGGACGCCTGGTATCGCAAATATGCCGAGAAGGAGATGAAGGACGTCAAATACTGCCTCGCCTTCGTCCACTCGCCCTCCTCCTTCCATTCCAAAACCAAGAAGATCGTCAGCCCTGAGGACGTGAAGGGCATGAAGATCCGTCCGGCGCACGCCACCATGGCGAATTTCGTGACGTCGCTCGGCGGCACCAACGTGCAGTCGTCGGCGCCGGAAGTGCGCGACATCATCGAGCGCGGCGTCGCCGACGGCGTCACCTTCCCCTGGGGCTCCCTGGTGCTATTCGGCATCGACAAGGTGACCAAGTACGACATGGAGGCGCCGCTCTACACCACGACCTTCGTGTTCGTGATCAACAAGGACAAGTACAATGCGATGTCCGACAAGCAGAAGGCCGCGATCGACAAGAATTGCTCGGTCGAAATGGCGGGCGTGGTCGGCGAGCACTGGGGCAAGTTCGAGGATGCCGGCATCGACAAGGTGAAGGCGGAATCCGGCCACGAGGTCTACAAGCTGACACCCGAGCAGACCGCCGCCTGGAAGAAGGCCGCCGAGCCGCTGGTGAAGACCTGGAGCGAGGGCGCCAAGAAGGCCGGCGCCGATCCCGACGCGGCGCTCGCGGATCTCAAGGCGTCGCTGAAGAAGTACAACGCGCTGGCGGAGTAG
- the pobA gene encoding 4-hydroxybenzoate 3-monooxygenase: MRTKVAIIGAGPAGLLLGQLLHAYGIDNIILERQSPDYVLGRIRAGLLEEGTVALLDQIGAGARAHAEGLVHEGIEFAFSGRRHRIDMKAATGKTVMIYGQTEVTLDLMNARKAAGLVSVYEASDVQPHDFDGSHPRVTYVKDGVTHTIDCDFIAGCDGFHGVSRASVPTTAIEEFERIYPFGWLGILSDTPPVSHELIYSNHARGFALCTMRSTRRSRYYVQCALDDHVDQWPDDRFWDELKRRLDQEAADSLVTGPSIEKSIAPLRSFVAEPMRFGRMFLCGDAAHIVPPTGAKGLNLAASDAHYLSSALREFYEEKSSAAIDAYSATALARVWKAVRFSWWMTSMLHKFPDTGTIGARIQLAELDYVTQSQAAMTSLSENYLGLPF, encoded by the coding sequence TTGCGGACAAAAGTCGCAATCATCGGGGCCGGGCCGGCCGGATTGTTGCTTGGGCAACTGCTGCACGCTTACGGCATCGACAATATCATTCTGGAGCGGCAGAGCCCGGACTATGTGCTCGGCCGCATCCGCGCCGGCCTGCTGGAGGAGGGAACCGTCGCGCTGCTCGACCAGATCGGTGCTGGCGCGCGGGCGCATGCCGAAGGCCTGGTCCATGAGGGCATCGAGTTCGCCTTTTCCGGCCGCCGGCACCGCATCGACATGAAGGCCGCCACCGGCAAGACCGTGATGATCTACGGCCAGACCGAGGTCACGCTCGACCTGATGAATGCGCGCAAGGCCGCCGGTCTCGTCTCGGTCTACGAGGCCAGCGACGTGCAGCCGCATGATTTCGACGGCAGTCACCCGCGCGTAACCTACGTCAAGGACGGTGTCACCCATACGATCGATTGCGACTTCATCGCCGGCTGCGACGGTTTTCACGGCGTCAGCCGCGCCAGCGTTCCGACCACGGCGATCGAGGAATTCGAGCGGATCTATCCGTTCGGCTGGCTCGGCATTTTGTCCGATACTCCGCCGGTTAGCCATGAGCTGATCTACTCCAACCACGCCCGCGGCTTTGCGCTCTGCACCATGCGCTCGACCAGACGCAGCCGCTACTATGTGCAGTGCGCGCTCGACGACCATGTCGACCAATGGCCCGACGACCGCTTCTGGGACGAACTGAAGCGCCGGCTCGACCAGGAGGCGGCCGACAGTCTCGTCACGGGCCCCTCGATCGAAAAGAGCATCGCCCCCTTGCGCAGCTTCGTTGCCGAGCCGATGCGATTCGGCCGGATGTTCTTGTGCGGCGATGCCGCTCACATCGTGCCGCCGACCGGCGCCAAGGGCCTGAACCTCGCTGCTTCCGACGCGCATTATCTGTCGAGCGCCTTGCGCGAGTTCTACGAGGAGAAATCGAGCGCCGCGATCGACGCCTATTCCGCCACGGCGCTGGCGCGGGTCTGGAAGGCCGTGCGCTTCTCCTGGTGGATGACCTCGATGCTGCACAAATTCCCCGACACCGGCACCATCGGCGCCCGCATCCAGCTCGCCGAGCTCGACTACGTCACGCAGTCGCAGGCCGCGATGACGTCGCTGTCGGAGAATTACCTGGGGCTGCCGTTTTGA